The DNA region cccaaaaagcaaatatttttctgacgTACTTTCATAACTTTGAattttattggaatttttgatttttcttgttgtttatttttaatttaataacttAAAAcgtattttcacattttttataaaagaaaattggGATTTGGTGTTTGTATTTGACTTGTAGGCAATATTTAAAATGTCGATAACATTTTGGCCAACTTAATTAATAACATTTTGGCCAACTTAATTACTTTAGCAATTCTAGTTTTCTTTAGATTCCATTAACTTTCCTCCTATGCTTAGTTAATCTTCTGGGTCTTAAATCTGttaaaatttctctttggaATTGGTAGTTTTGTTCATGGCTGTTGTGATTATCTCTCTCTTTAGGTGGCTATGGCTACAGGCCAGGTGTTATTCCAGCGTTTCTTTTATACCAAGTCTTTTGTGAAGCATTCCATGGAGGTAAGAAGGCATTAAATGACATTTGTTGCCATATTTATCTTCTGATCTCTCTTGGCAAGTTGTTGTCTGAGGTGTGATCAATGTTAGGAACTAGTCTGGACTTTATAGTTATTGAGAAACATGATTTTACAAAGCAATTTATAGTGATTTTTGtcaaatatttgatattttcttggttttttcccctcattatGCATCTTTAAGCTGTTGTAGGAGCTCAGTTCCTGAACTGGAAAtgaaatatagaaaatattctattttatgCTCGTTTTTCAGCATGTTTCCATGGCCTGTGTCCATCTGGCATCCAAAATTGAGGAAGCCCCCAGACGCATCCGGGACGTGATCAATGTGTTCCATCGCCTCAGACACCTGAGGGAGAAAAAGTAAGCTGAGAATTCAGAATTTTCTGAACTACCTGTGCTGTGTTTAAATGATCAAACTTCACAACAGCATCATTCCCTGTTTCATAAATCAGGGAATATTTCAGAGGGATCTCATGAAGTGAGCTGACCTGTTTTAATTAATCAATATTTTTGGTGTtataaataatgattttttttattgttattttgaCACAAGTCAACCTGAGTTTCCTTAAGGGTTAAGGTGATCATCTTGTGAGTTTGACCTTGTCTTGCAGAAAACCAGTGCCTCTAATATTGGATCAAGAATATGTGAACTTGAAGAATCAAATAATTAAGGCAGAAAGAAGAGTGTTGAAGGAGTTGGGATTTTGTGTTCACGTGAAGCACCCTCATAAGGTTGGTACTTTATAAATTCACTACATAACCAAGGTTTTGTGTTCTGTAAAGCTTTGAGGAGGCTGCCTGGAAGCTCTGTGGACTGCACATGATGATCAGTGAACTCAGTGAGATTAGTTTCTTACCATCctgatgttttctttctcatttaagAGACTCTTACTAATTGGTCTCGTATCACTGCTGAGTGACGGCGAGGTGGATGCAGGTGCTCAGTATTCCTGGAAGGCAGATTGGATCAGTAGGTAGCTTTGGTGGTAGCAAACATCACCTCAACTTAGATCCCCCAAGCAGGGAGGAGTTTGGAGGCCTGGGCTTGTCGTGGTCACTCCTGCTGGGAACGTGCTGAGGTATTATTAAAGGTCTGTGAGCCAGTTAGGAGTGTGCTAAAACCACGCTCAGGCTCGGCTAGAACTGAGGCAAGGCTCAAGATAAAAGTAACAAGTGTCTGAGTGGATGATACTTGAAAGATACAATTGcctcaaatatttaaattgtgCCTTAGCTGGGAAAAGAACTTTTAtttctgtgccagcacaacTGGGGATCTTGCTCCTTTCTGCTCTAAAAAACTCCTGTCCAGAGCTGCCTTTTTGGGCTTCTTGACATTCACAATTTCCTTTTGTCACCCACCCCCGAGGGCAGCTGTTCATGGGGTGAATCCTGCCATTATccttcctctctgcagccttGTTTTCCTTCCAAGCCAGAGGAAAACCCCTCAGAGCTGAGCAAACCATGGCACGCTGTTAGGGCTGTTCTCTGCAAGCACTGCcagcttccctctctgctgattgcactcagcagctctttctccccaggctgcagctaaAAAAGGATTTGTGAGGTTTGTAGGAGAACCAGATCAATCCACAAAATAAATCCCTCAATGAAAAtccatccccaaaatccctaaaCCAAACCCAGGTGGAGACAAGGCCTGCCCGAGTAGCAGGACAGAAGGGCTCGGTGTGGATAAACACTGGGGATGGTGCAAACACTTCTTGTGGAGTGTTTTAGGCCTTGAAAGAGGATCACAGATGCCTCATGGATGTCCCTCTGAAATAAGCAGGTGGCTCTCCAGATGCTGGTTAATAACTCAATGACCCATATCTTCCAGATAATCGTTATGTACCTTCAGGTATTAGAATGTGAACGTAACCAACACCTGGTCCAGACCTCATGGTAAGTTGATTTTCCTTGTTCTAAGAGACCAGAAGGGGCAGTAGCAGAAATATGTCACTTGAGGCACTGGGCAGCATTGCTCAGCAGTGCTTGGGGCCACCCCAGACAGCTCCACTGTCCTTGGTGTGCCCCAAACTACTTCCCAAATGTTGAGCGGCCTCTTAAGTTCGAGGCAGTGTTTTTATGGTAAGGTAGCTTTCCACCCTGACTCCTCActtccctcctctctgctctcactTTCCAGCTGAAGGGGAAAGGTTGGGTGGGTTTAGAGTTGTTCCCTTGGGGTTTTCTTCAGGGAGAGCTTGGGTGTAATTCAAGTTtgttcccagtgctgggaaATGGCTTTTCGCAGGGCCTGAGTTTGATTTCAGGTGTATCTAAACCTCAGCACAGATAAATTCCTTTTATCTATGTGGATAATGCAAGATGTCAGTTTCTAAGACTGCATAGATGGATAGGCTGGATTCATATTTGCCAAGAAATGTTCTCTGCCTTATTGCTCtcatttaataaatatttgctCGGGGGGTGGGAAGCTTCTGTAAAATTCCACGTCCTAGACTTTACCAAATAATGCTTTTTTAACAATACCAAtggtctaaaaaaaaaaaccacctttagTGAATCCAAAGACCATATTTCTGCTGACTGAACTGTCTGGTACTGTGAGCTGTGTGTAGAGAACCAGTTTTgacttttcttttctgtactcTTTTGATCAAAGGGTAGCCTCTGAGGGTAAGTGACTAAGActtctcctctgctgcccaTGGTGCAGGGATAGCTGCCGTCTTCAGTCAACCCAAAGCTCTCCAAAGAGAAGGCTGGCTCTAGACAGGTGGTATATACATGATAGTAGAGTAACTGGCCAACTGCTTCTTGTgcttctattttcatttttttattttgattgttTGTATATTTGATAACCTGAGCGTTGaagttctgaatttttttttttttttaatgttctatTTCTCTTAACTGTGATAATGTGGTGTGTTTCTTATATGATAAAGTGAATTAAGGTGGGGTTTAACTCTTTAAAAGGGATgaattaacaacaaaaaaagaatagtTTGAAAGATAcaatgtttaaatgaaaaaaaatagtacaTGTGTGAagcttggagaaaaaaatgtgatatTTAGAGACACTTCCCAGAGCATTGCATGGAGCATTGGATGGGAGTTCTGGACTGCCAGGAATCTGCTGGTTGTGGAAGgaagagaggggagggagggagggaatcaccccagctgggagaggggtCAGGTGATACAATAACACATCTGTGTGCTCCTGTTTGTTGCTTCCAGTACTCGAAAACTGGTGGGTATCCAGTATAACTGGTTCttgaaatgtgcatttttaCAACATGACCTTTTTCTTAAGCTATTGTGACAAGGATTCATTTCCTCCTGTGTCTGACTGAGCCCACAGGGAAGAGGGGCAGAGGCCAAACTTGGAAGCTGGCACGATTCTCAATTTGGcaagtcaggaaaaaaagctttgtcCTTCCAGATGTTCAAAGCCAACCTTTCCTTTGTCACTCCTTTGGCCAAAAGCTCTGTGCTCTCTTTGTAGTGGGATGAGAGCAGGTTTAGAAGTTCCTTCCTCCCAGAAAGATGAGCTGATGCTCAGTGTTGCTTTTTTGGGGGCAGCAGTTGCTGTTTGTGTGAACAAGAGCTGGGCCAGGTGGGagttgggaattcctggggctGCAATCCTCCTCTCTGTCCTTGGAACCCCTGCAGGTGCCTGGCCTGTGGTCTCTGCTCTGGACACCTTGGGGTCACTGAATCCTTGTATACTGGGTACCCACATGGTCAATTATTATTTAAAGTATTCTTTGAAGGACTTTGATTATGTctggttttagttttttctCATCTGATATTTTATTGACATATGTGCTCTCAAGTCTAGATCTTCTAAAGCACATCAGCTGACAGATTCACAGGAATTTGCTTTGTGTGTTTAAGATTTAACAACATATCATGCTTAATTGTACTGACTGGAATATGTGCAATATTTTACAGTTTTCTCATTCTGTGAATATTCATTTTAAGCAACCTTACTGAAATGGGACAATTTGGAAACCTTATTTCATGTGCCAAAGAGGAGATCTGCCTGAATTCTGACTGTTCTCCTGAACTGATGTTCCCAAACACCCTGATTTCTCCTATGGCTGACTTTTTGCATCAAAAAGAATTCTGTTCTGGATGGAAATGGACCCTTAAACCCCACTGGAAGTTGACCTGTGCTGAAGAGGACTGCATTTCATGGGAGaactgctccaggagctgcagcttttgCCAGACACCTGGTTCTGCCCTATTGCAGGGGGACATGTGAACCTAAAATTCTATAACTTGAGTATTTCTGAGCACACTGTATGTTGTCTTGATGAAAATAACTTGTTTATTGCATGAGAGCAGGCCAGTAGAGATCCAGCAGCAAAAGTGAAGTTAAAATTGGTTCTCTTCTCACCACTGAATTTTCAGCAGTCAGACTTTGTCACACGTCCCTCCCCTTGAGGGATTTAATTTagttatttcttttatttttcttttagtaaaaTCATTCAGCTTCTCTTTAGATTTACAGGAATATAATGTTGAAGTCTAGTAACTGAATGCAGAAAGAAATAGCCCTTGTAGAAGtaaaaccaaatcaaaaaccccaaaaaaagagCCCCAAAGAGCTTTGCAGTGCCCTGCaacctcctgctctcctgtttTTCAGGAACTACATGAACGACAGCCTGAGAACAGATGTCTTTGTGAGGTTCCAGCCAGAAAGCATTGCCTGTGCCTGCATTTACCTGGCAGCCAGGACACTGGAGGTGAGCCACacttggatggatttggggtttttttcaaggcCTTTTAACAGGAGGAGAAATCTCAGCTttgtctctctctccctttcagATCCCTCTTCCAAATCGCCCACATTGGTTTTTACTGTTTGGAGCAACCGAGGAAGAAATTCAAGAAATCTGCTTAAAAATCTTGCAGCTCTACACGAGGAAAAAGGTTTGGTTCTTTTTCATGTTGGGAGCCCTCAGTggaggctgcagctcagagcaggagttGGAAAATTTGAGCCTGTTCAAAACCACAGCTGCAAGCCTGGAAGTGAACAAAGAGCAGTCACTGTCTGGGACTCCTTGGGTTTTCATTCCCCTCCCTGGGAGTGGGTAACCAGGAAATTGAGCTCTCACAAGCAGTGCTCCTGTGTTCACAGGTGGATTTATCTGATCTGGAaagtaaaatagaaaagaagaaattggcTATTGAAGAGGCAAAAGCACAAGCTAAAGGTCTGGTACCTGAGGGAGTTCCAAGCTTGGATAACACATCGGGATTTTCCCCCATCCCAAAAAATGGTAAACAGTGGATAACTCATTTTGAATAACTCTTTCACGTCTTTCATGTATATTTACCCTTTTGGGAAGCTTTTACAAGTGTGGTTTGGAGtttgttggggatttttattttttttcagatggcTTCTAGCACTACTCAACTGGCAGGGTTTGAATAGCATTGTAACTTTGTGATTTCTTGAATCAGATAAAAGCTACAATCAAATTAGTCTGAAATTAAGACTAGTTTAAACCCATATAGGCCAGGGGCTTGCTTTTATGTGGATTTGGCAATAAACCCAAATCCTGAAGCAATACTGAAGCAGAGATGCTCTGGCAGGGATAACGTTTTGGGATGTTGGGTGAGGAATTTGCTGGTTAAAGTTTCCAGTCTGGTGCAGTCTCACCTAGAAGACAACAATCACCATCTTCCTCCCCAGTTTACCTTTCAAACACGAATATCTGGCAATGAAAGGAGGGtggttttctgccttttcttgcaGTGGCTTCAAGACTTTGGCAGAAAGGTTTCAGATGAATTTCTGCCTCCTGTGAACTTGTTGAGATCTGCttgtgggtgtctgtgtgtgcacacgTGTGCAAagcccagctgtgcagctctgcttggTGCAGACTTGGGGCGAGGGGAGCCTCAAATCCTTTCAGATACTTTCCAAAAAGGTAACAAAGGCTTCTTCTTGCAGAGTCTCCAAAAGAGgtgaaaggaaataaacccTCACCCCTACCTGTGCAGGCCATGAAGAATgctaaaaggaaaacagaggcaGCCAAGAGACCCAGCTCCAACAGCCCAGTAAATGGGTAAGGCTTTAGAAGGAAGCTGCTGATTTTTATCCCATGAGTACCCCAAACAAAATAACTGAGTGTTCTTTGTCTGTGGCAGTGTccagaaaggaagagagagcagGAGTCGAAGTGGAAGCAGAGATCAGAGTTACTCCAGGTCCCCATCGAGGTCTGCATCCCCCAAGCACAGGTAGGGtgggctcccagctcctccaggctcaTTTCCCAGGGCCAGCTTTGATAATTGAtcaccagcaggctgaggggagcagcagtgtgtgctgcaCAGTCCAGCTGTGGGTTCCTAAAAATCAGTGGTTTTACTGTAGCCAGATGGAAGTTGAGGACACAGGATGAATTCTCAGGGGAGAACAGCAAAATACAGAGGGATGTTCTGAAAATCCCAAATGCAGAAGGGTAGTTTTCAAATTTACAAAGCAGAATGGTGGTCTTAAAATTCAAAGTGCAGAATGGTGGTcttaaaattcaaaatgcagAAGGCGTGgtcttaaaattcaaaatacagaGGGATGTTCTTAAAATCCCAAATGCAGAAGGGTAGTGTTCAAATTTACAACGCAGAAGGAAGGTCTTAAAATTTGAAAGTATAGAAGAACATCCTTAAAATTCAAAGTACAGTGGGATGGTcttaaaattcaaaatgcagAAGGGTGGTCTTGAAATTCAGAGTACAGCAGGACGTTCCTGAAATTCAGAGTACAGCAGGACGTTCCTAAAATTCAGAGTACAGCAGGATGTTCTTCAAATTCAAGGGAATAGCAAAATGAGGAAGGATGTTCTTCAAATTCAAAATGAGGAagtgtcaccgacatgttctatgaaaaatcctttccttaggattttttcctcctgagttgctgagaagcctcaggaacaaactgtaatcaattctttgctgctgtgggatgcagcaggtggatctggggttggtctcacctggttgtttctaatcaatggccaatcccagtccagctgtccagactgtctcaatcagagacaaacctttgttatcattccttttctattcttaggatgtcagcagaaggctggctttCTTCTAtccttttagtatagtttttaatataatatctatcataaaataataaatcagccttctgaacatggagtcaacattctcatctcttccctcatcctgagaCCCCTGTGATCACTGTCACAAGGAGGAAGGGTCACAAGCAAACAGCCCAATCCAGACTGAATTGTTCAGATTGAAGAAAACCACGTTTGCTGTCCTTTCCCTTGCAGGAAGAGCGAGAGCTACTCCACGTCCAGCGGCTCCAAGTCGCAGAGCCGCTCGCGGAGCCGCAGCGATTCCCCTCCCCGGCAGTTCAACCACGGCTCCGCCTACAAGGGCTCCAAGGGCCGCGCCTACAAGAAATCCAAGGAGTGCAGCAAGTACCAGGGGGGGCCCAAGGCCCGCAGGTCCCGCTCGCGCAGCTCCTCCCGCTCGCGCAGCCGCTCCCGCGAGCGCCCCGAGCACAAGTACAAGAAGAAGAGCCACTACTACCGCAACCACCGGCACGAGCGCTCGCGCTCCTACGAGCGCGCCGGGCACCGCTacgacagggacagggacagggacagggacagggagcaccCCGGGCACAGCCGGCACCGCCGGTGAGAGGCCCTGCTCCCCGggggtcctgctggggctgctggggctgctccccggGGGgttcctgcccagggctgctcctcggggcatccctgctggggctgctcctcggGGGgttcctgcccagggctgctccccggGGGgttccagctggggctgctccccggGGGGTTCCAGCTGGGGCTGATTCCTGAGGggttcctgctggggctgctccctgaggggttcctgctggggctgctcctcagggggttcctgctggggctgctccctgaggggttcctgctggggctgctcctcagggggttcctgcccagggctgctcctcagggggttcctgctggggctgattCCTGAGGGGAtttctgcccagggctgctcctcgggggatccctgctggggctgattCCTAAAGGAATTCCttcccggggctgctccccgggggatccctgctggggctgattCCTAAAGGAATtccttcctggggctgctccccgggggatccctgctggggctgattCCTAAAGGAattcctgcccagggctgctccctggtgatccctgctggggctgctcctcagggggTTCCTGCTGgggcctgctggggctgctcctcggGGGGTTCCAGCTGGGGCTGATTcctgagggaattcctgctggggctgctcctcggGGGgttccagctggggctgctcctggtgagccctgctggggctaATTCCTAAAGGAattcctgcccagggctgctccctagtgagccctgctggggctgctcctcggggggttcctgctggggctgattCCTaaaggaattcctgctggggctgctcttcgGGGGGggttcctgctggggctgattCCTGAGGGGATTCCttcccggggctgctccccgGGGGATTCcttctggggctgctcctggtgagcccctctggggctgctccttggggggttcctgctggggctgctccctgagaggattcctgctggggctgctcctggtgagccctgccggggctgcttcccaaggagattcctgcccagggctgctcccaggaggtTCCTGCTGGTgacccccagggctgctcctggggggaTTCCTGCTGGGACTAATTCCTGAGGGAATTCCTGCCCAGGGTTGCTCCcaggggaattcctgctggtgagccctgctggggctgcttcccGTGGAGAATTCCTGCtggtgagccctgctggggctgctcccaggggtaTTCCTGCtggtgagccctgctggggctgcttcccGTGGAGAATTCCTGCTGGTGAGCCCACTGAGCTGCTTCCatgggaaattcctgctggaagccccagggctgcttcctgagggaattccctctggagagctggggtgcttcctgagggaattccctctggagagctggggtgcttcctgagggaattccctctggagagctggggTGCTTCCTGAGGGAATTCCCTCTGGAACCccaggcccagagctggggactGCTTCCCCAGGGAATGCCCACCAGGGCTGCTTTCTGAGGGATTTCCCTCCAGCACCCCAGTTGTTGGgaattccctcaggaattcccTCTGGCACCACTGGTGAGCCAGGGCTGATtccctctgccagcagagctcgTTCCCCGTGGCTTGTGCAGGGTTCATCTGgctgctgagccagccctggcctgaGGCAGCAGtttgtgcccatccctggacCCTCAGGAGAGACTGGCAGGCTGGGAGGTGCTGTCAGGAGCGCCCCGGGCCggggtgtcactgtcccccTCCCTTGGGAGCGCCCGTCCTGCTCCTCAGGGTTTCCATccccactgcagtgctgggcacttgcagcccctccttgggtgctgtgcccagcagctcttccctgtggggctggagagctgctcagcCCCCCAGGAGTGGTTTGGTGCTAACAATGCCCTCTTCTCATGCTGGCCTGGTGATGTTGTACAGGTGGGAGGTGACTTTTTTTAGCCCTGTTGCCTATATTAGGTTCTCTgtgtaaatatattttgcagTGTTACAGTACAGTATGGGAAAATGGCCTTCCTAGCCTTTACACTTTACCCACAATGTAAATAAGCATTTGTTTAATACAGGTAAAGATATATacagaaaattcaaaacttGAATtctatcagaaaaaaaaaaaagaaaaaagaaaaaaaaaagacttgtgTAGAAAATTCTGATAAATGTGAAAGTATTTAGCTCTGTGCATTGAGAGTAGTATATTTTTATCTGTGCAATGCTGTGTGCAGGCCACCAGCTCAGAAGACATTTCCTATATATCCATTTGAGGTGGTTGAAAGTTCTTGACTCAGGATCTTTGACACTGAAGAATTGGTAGTTTGTCAGTCTGCATGCTTGATGAACAGAGCAATTAACCCCCAATTAGCAGagcccacagcccagcagtATCAGTTCTAGTGGTATATCTGAGCTGTTACTCTCATGCTCCCTAATTTCATTAAAGTATTTGATTTTCTATTACATTCCCTGGAGTTTCTGATGAGCTGCACCACTTGTGCCTACTCCTAAGGAAAGAAATTGCTGCaaaaggaagagatttttaaacTGGAATAGATTCAAACTGGGAATTCAATCCCCATTTCCTTAAAGGCAGGAATTTTGGGCACCAAAATCCACCACCAGTCCACAAAGATTGAGGTGGAAAGTGCATTTCTCTGACTCgaggagcagctggcaggtCCCAGCTGGGGTTCCTGAGCTGTGTTTGCTCTGGGCCTCCTCACCTGGaccaggaggaagagctgggcTTGAGGAGATGCCATCCCCTGGGCTTTGTGCCACTTCTTGGGGGCTGGGAAGGTTGGGGTGGCTGAACATCTGGGGTGGGGTTGGGACTGTGGGGTGAACATCTGGGGTGGGGTTGGGACTGTGGGGTGAACATCTGGGGTGGGCTTGCTGGGACATTGGGGTGAACATCTGGGGTGGGCTTGCTGGGACATTGGGGGTGAACatctggggtgggtttgggacaCTGGGGGTGACCATCTGGGGTGGGTTTGTGGGACATTGGGGGTGAACATCTGGGGTGGGGTTGGGACTTTGGGGTGAACatctggggtgggtttgggacatTGGGGTGAACATCTGGGGTGGGGTTGGGACTTTGGGGTGAACATCTGGGGTGGGTTTGTGGGACATTGGGGGTGAACatctggggtgggtttgggactTTGGGGGTGAACATCTGGGGTGGGTTTGTTGGGACTTTGGGGTGAACATCTGGGGTGGGTTTGTTGGGACTTTGGGGTGAACatctggggtgggtttgggacatAAGGGTGAACATCTGGGGTGGGTTTGTTGGGACTTTGGGGTGAACATCTGGGGTGGGTTTGTGGGACATTGGGGGTGAACATCTGGGGTGGGGTTGTGGGACATTGGGGTGAACATCTGGGGTGGGTTTGTGGGACATTGGGGGTGAACATCTGGGGTGGGGTTGGGACATTGGGGGTGAACATCTGGGTGGGTCTGCTGGGACTTTGGGGGTGAACATCTGGGTGGGTTTGCTGGGACTTGAGGTGAACATCTGGGGTGGGTTTGTTGGGACTTTGGGGTGAACATCTGGGGTGGGGTTGGGACATTGGGGTGAACATCTGGGTGCGTTTGCTGGGACTTTGGGGTGAACATCTGGGGTGGGTTTGCTGGGACATTGGAGGATGAAAATGTTGGGGTGGCTGAACATCTGGGGTGGGTTTGTGGAACATTGGGGGTGAACATCTGGGGTGGGTTTGTGGGACATTGGGGATGAACATCTGTGCAGGGTT from Haemorhous mexicanus isolate bHaeMex1 chromosome 23, bHaeMex1.pri, whole genome shotgun sequence includes:
- the CCNL2 gene encoding cyclin-L2 isoform X1 — its product is MAAAGGGPVGPQAAGAAPAPVPGPGAVLIGDRLYSGVLITLENCLLPEHTLRFTPSMSSGLDPDTETELRVTGCELIQAAGILLRLPQVAMATGQVLFQRFFYTKSFVKHSMEHVSMACVHLASKIEEAPRRIRDVINVFHRLRHLREKKKPVPLILDQEYVNLKNQIIKAERRVLKELGFCVHVKHPHKIIVMYLQVLECERNQHLVQTSWNYMNDSLRTDVFVRFQPESIACACIYLAARTLEIPLPNRPHWFLLFGATEEEIQEICLKILQLYTRKKVDLSDLESKIEKKKLAIEEAKAQAKGLVPEGVPSLDNTSGFSPIPKNESPKEVKGNKPSPLPVQAMKNAKRKTEAAKRPSSNSPVNGVQKGRESRSRSGSRDQSYSRSPSRSASPKHRKSESYSTSSGSKSQSRSRSRSDSPPRQFNHGSAYKGSKGRAYKKSKECSKYQGGPKARRSRSRSSSRSRSRSRERPEHKYKKKSHYYRNHRHERSRSYERAGHRYDRDRDRDRDREHPGHSRHRR
- the CCNL2 gene encoding cyclin-L2 isoform X2, which produces MNDSLRTDVFVRFQPESIACACIYLAARTLEIPLPNRPHWFLLFGATEEEIQEICLKILQLYTRKKVDLSDLESKIEKKKLAIEEAKAQAKGLVPEGVPSLDNTSGFSPIPKNESPKEVKGNKPSPLPVQAMKNAKRKTEAAKRPSSNSPVNGVQKGRESRSRSGSRDQSYSRSPSRSASPKHRKSESYSTSSGSKSQSRSRSRSDSPPRQFNHGSAYKGSKGRAYKKSKECSKYQGGPKARRSRSRSSSRSRSRSRERPEHKYKKKSHYYRNHRHERSRSYERAGHRYDRDRDRDRDREHPGHSRHRR